A stretch of Clostridia bacterium DNA encodes these proteins:
- a CDS encoding tail fiber protein, with protein sequence MKTLNIMSLDFTFKAAIRGYQSAIITRVWNGIGTFALVISEEIPNASLLSENDIIWFDHEYHKAFIIEHIETEFSGNVMTYRITANHINVLLHDYITIPPTGEDTDARTGSREQVVRDWIEQNCINPNNPARAQYPLVLSEVGGFGGTITEQSRFAVLSDEITRVLLPDDLGWRIDVDLENSQFVFKVLDGVNRTSAQSTNNRILFGLRYGNIAGYRKVKDVISTKTVAFIGGQGDGSTRLLLEVDSAAGGRRKEVFVDAQDIGATNELAERGYQALSDAAAVNSFEFEALSRQFQYEEDYDLGDFVTVVIDKATIQHLQIKELREVYEQANITVKPVFGTPERTFARTVGRVAKQLSSLAVSSTKIDDNKVSPGSTWSSEKIKNSGSAPVGAILAIATPNIPEGWFECNGASISRTEYSELFESIGSTYGAGNGTTTFNLPDLRGRALVGVDASQSEFLALGQTGGDKGHTLTVAELPPHTHDIMMDSDTSPDGGTGATASEDSFNRTLSGGAMSTGDGEAHNNLQPYMALRWIIKY encoded by the coding sequence TTGAAAACATTAAATATCATGAGCCTTGATTTTACCTTTAAGGCTGCAATCAGAGGTTATCAAAGCGCCATCATAACGCGCGTATGGAACGGCATCGGAACTTTTGCGCTTGTCATCAGTGAAGAGATTCCTAATGCCAGTTTACTTAGCGAAAATGACATCATCTGGTTTGATCATGAATACCACAAGGCTTTTATCATTGAACATATTGAAACAGAGTTTTCAGGAAACGTTATGACTTATAGGATTACGGCCAACCATATTAACGTTTTGCTCCATGACTATATTACTATTCCACCTACCGGAGAGGATACTGATGCCAGAACCGGATCCAGAGAACAAGTGGTAAGGGATTGGATAGAGCAAAACTGCATCAATCCGAACAATCCGGCAAGGGCGCAGTATCCACTTGTGCTGTCTGAGGTAGGGGGTTTTGGTGGCACCATAACAGAACAAAGCCGATTTGCGGTGCTTTCTGATGAAATTACAAGAGTGCTTTTACCAGATGATCTGGGTTGGCGGATAGATGTGGATTTGGAAAACTCTCAGTTTGTTTTCAAGGTGCTTGACGGCGTAAATAGAACTTCTGCTCAGAGTACTAATAACAGGATCCTCTTTGGCCTTCGTTATGGAAACATTGCAGGCTATCGGAAAGTGAAAGATGTTATCTCGACAAAGACAGTGGCTTTTATTGGCGGGCAAGGCGACGGCTCAACCAGGCTTCTTTTGGAGGTTGACAGTGCTGCTGGTGGACGGCGTAAAGAAGTATTCGTAGACGCCCAGGATATTGGAGCAACAAATGAACTTGCAGAACGTGGGTATCAAGCGCTCTCAGATGCTGCAGCCGTAAACAGTTTTGAATTTGAAGCTTTAAGCAGGCAGTTTCAGTATGAAGAGGATTATGATCTTGGCGACTTTGTTACAGTGGTGATCGATAAGGCCACTATTCAGCATCTTCAAATAAAAGAGCTTAGAGAAGTCTATGAGCAAGCAAATATTACAGTGAAGCCGGTGTTTGGAACTCCTGAGAGAACCTTTGCTAGGACAGTTGGAAGGGTTGCAAAACAACTATCATCCCTAGCCGTATCCTCAACTAAAATTGACGACAACAAGGTCTCTCCTGGCTCAACCTGGAGTTCGGAGAAAATAAAAAATAGTGGAAGTGCACCGGTGGGAGCCATACTTGCAATTGCGACGCCCAATATTCCTGAAGGATGGTTTGAATGTAATGGTGCAAGCATCAGCCGGACTGAGTACTCTGAACTTTTTGAAAGCATCGGCTCTACTTATGGTGCTGGGAACGGTACAACTACCTTTAATCTTCCAGACCTAAGAGGAAGAGCTTTAGTAGGAGTGGACGCTAGCCAATCAGAGTTCTTGGCTCTCGGTCAAACAGGCGGCGATAAAGGCCATACTTTAACTGTCGCAGAGCTGCCTCCACACACCCATGACATAATGATGGACAGCGATACAAGTCCAGATGGTGGAACAGGTGCAACCGCTTCAGAGGACAGCTTTAACAGGACACTGTCTGGAGGTGCAATGAGTACAGGAGACGGGGAAGCTCACAATAACCTGCAGCCATACATGGCGCTTAGGTGGATTATTAAATACTGA
- a CDS encoding phage tail family protein has translation MERLIFTNALGQTIIFDESGVYRWLEVDDLGGLEADFMTSSSPYQDGLTSVGDAYFTAKAIKVKFVVVASELDEALRSLNSILNPKLGLGKLTYERGGKKYVLNKVKTRALPALPGMPSRGIGYQVTWVIYEVFDPYFTDEEYLEASVSTGDNCLEFPVNIFDSFVFDYTNTTGIVVTNSGDVECPLTIILDGPKNSPLTIENLGTGEKIVLALNLLENERLTITTGIDDINVIKEELSTGNKAVAFQYIDVAQTTFFRLPRGTSTLKITAGEAEVEEATIKFKQRWVGV, from the coding sequence TTGGAACGATTGATTTTCACAAATGCATTAGGACAAACCATTATATTTGATGAAAGTGGTGTCTACAGGTGGCTTGAGGTTGATGATCTTGGGGGCCTTGAGGCGGATTTTATGACTTCCTCTAGTCCTTATCAAGATGGGCTTACCTCAGTGGGAGACGCCTATTTTACAGCGAAAGCCATCAAGGTTAAATTTGTTGTCGTTGCAAGTGAGCTTGATGAAGCCTTGCGCAGCTTAAACAGCATACTTAATCCAAAGCTTGGGCTTGGCAAACTCACCTATGAGCGCGGCGGAAAGAAATATGTCTTAAACAAGGTGAAAACAAGAGCTTTGCCAGCCCTGCCGGGCATGCCATCAAGAGGGATAGGATATCAGGTTACTTGGGTCATCTATGAAGTGTTTGATCCGTATTTCACAGATGAGGAATATCTGGAAGCTTCGGTTTCCACTGGGGACAACTGCCTGGAGTTCCCGGTGAACATATTTGACAGCTTTGTTTTTGACTATACAAATACGACAGGAATTGTTGTAACCAACAGCGGAGATGTGGAATGTCCGCTGACTATTATTCTTGATGGACCTAAGAACAGTCCGCTAACCATAGAAAACTTGGGCACCGGAGAGAAAATCGTGCTGGCTTTAAATCTTCTAGAAAATGAACGTCTTACTATAACCACTGGTATCGATGATATCAACGTAATCAAGGAAGAACTTTCCACTGGAAATAAAGCGGTGGCTTTTCAATACATCGATGTGGCCCAGACTACTTTTTTCAGGCTTCCAAGAGGAACTAGCACTTTGAAGATCACTGCAGGTGAAGCGGAAGTCGAGGAAGCCACCATAAAATTCAAGCAAAGATGGGTGGGGGTTTAG